In Bubalus bubalis isolate 160015118507 breed Murrah chromosome 3, NDDB_SH_1, whole genome shotgun sequence, a genomic segment contains:
- the RPL23 gene encoding 60S ribosomal protein L23, translated as MSKRGRGGSSGAKFRISLGLPVGAVINCADNTGAKNLYIISVKGIKGRLNRLPAAGVGDMVMATVKKGKPELRKKVHPAVVIRQRKSYRRKDGVFLYFEDNAGVIVNNKGEMKGSAITGPVAKECADLWPRIASNAGSIA; from the exons ATGTCGAAGCGAG GACGTGGTGGGTCCTCTGGTGCGAAATTCCGGATTTCCTTGGGTCTTCCGGTCGGAGCCGTGATTAACTGTGCTGACAACACAG GAGCCAAAAATCTATATATCATCTCTGTGAAGGGGATCAAGGGACGATTGAATAGACTTCCTGCTGCTGGTGTGGGTGACATGGTGATGGCCACAGTCAAGAAAGGCAAACCAGAGCTCCGAAAGAAGG taCATCCAGCGGTGGTAATTCGACAACGAAAGTCATACCGGAGAAAAGATGGTGTGTTTCTTTACTTTGAAGATAATGCAGGGGTCATAGTAAACAATAAAGGCGAGATGAAAG GTTCTGCCATCACAGGACCAGTCGCAAAGGAATGTGCGGACTTGTGGCCCAGGATTGCATCCAATGCTGGCAGCATTGCATGA